The proteins below come from a single Mesobacillus jeotgali genomic window:
- a CDS encoding RsfA family transcriptional regulator, whose amino-acid sequence MKTRQDAWTEENDLLLAETVLRHVREGSTQLNAFEEVGDKLDRTSAACGFRWNAVVRHNYEKALQLAKKQRKQRQRILGKDQGGKKKLLYNPPVPALDESLTGSLPATDQPEAQPTFDLSMLEQDDKQLDAVLMAEMQDLVNKNQEQKDYSTEAAVEMAEVPVRETQPRVTQTTQTSPARHTVPPTGLTMGHVIAYLQSLNGSTLQVDIYKSENERLKREIHSLRKQNEELQQKISRLEENTNTMQEDYETLMKIMNRARKLALFDEEERPATKFKMDRNGNLEKVAE is encoded by the coding sequence ATGAAGACACGCCAGGATGCCTGGACGGAAGAGAATGATTTATTGCTAGCTGAAACCGTGCTGCGACATGTAAGGGAAGGCAGCACACAATTGAACGCATTTGAAGAGGTGGGCGACAAGCTTGACCGCACTTCAGCCGCCTGTGGATTCCGCTGGAACGCAGTCGTGAGGCATAACTATGAAAAAGCACTGCAGCTTGCGAAAAAGCAGCGAAAACAGAGACAGAGAATCCTAGGAAAAGACCAGGGAGGCAAAAAGAAACTGCTTTACAATCCTCCGGTGCCTGCGCTGGATGAAAGTTTGACAGGTTCTCTACCAGCAACGGACCAGCCAGAAGCTCAGCCAACCTTCGACCTGTCCATGCTTGAGCAGGACGACAAACAGCTTGACGCAGTTCTCATGGCTGAAATGCAAGATTTAGTGAACAAGAATCAGGAACAAAAGGATTACTCTACTGAAGCCGCTGTGGAAATGGCAGAAGTGCCTGTCCGGGAGACACAGCCAAGAGTAACCCAGACAACCCAAACATCACCTGCCCGGCATACAGTTCCGCCAACAGGCCTGACAATGGGACATGTCATTGCCTACCTGCAAAGCCTGAACGGCTCAACGCTCCAAGTAGATATTTATAAGAGCGAGAATGAAAGATTGAAGCGTGAAATTCATAGTTTAAGGAAACAGAACGAAGAGCTTCAGCAAAAGATAAGCAGGCTTGAGGAAAATACCAACACAATGCAAGAAGATTACGAAACTCTGATGAAAATCATGAACCGTGCCCGAAAGCTGGCTCTGTTTGATGAAGAAGAGCGCCCGGCAACGAAGTTCAAGATGGACCGCAACGGCAACCTCGAAAAAGTGGCCGAATAG
- a CDS encoding uracil-DNA glycosylase, producing MFAIALINNGWEPLLAEEFEKAYYLDLREFLIEEYRTKTVYPEKDDIFNALKFTDYEDVKVVILGQDPYHGHGQAHGLSFSVKPGVKIPPSLRNIYKELNGDLGCEIPDHGYLKKWADQGVLLLNTVLTVREGEANSHRGKGWEHFTDKVITLLNEREKPVIFILWGKPAQSKLKLIDEDKHKIIMSVHPSPLSARRGFFGSKPFSKVNELLREQGDHEIDWQIEKLEG from the coding sequence ATGTTCGCAATAGCACTTATAAATAATGGCTGGGAGCCGCTGTTGGCTGAGGAATTTGAAAAGGCCTACTATCTGGATTTGAGAGAGTTTTTAATTGAAGAATATCGCACTAAGACAGTCTATCCAGAAAAAGATGATATATTTAATGCTTTGAAGTTCACCGATTATGAGGACGTAAAAGTGGTGATTCTTGGACAGGACCCATATCATGGCCACGGGCAGGCCCATGGCTTGAGCTTTTCGGTGAAACCTGGTGTCAAGATCCCGCCTTCGCTCCGGAATATTTATAAGGAGCTGAATGGTGACCTTGGCTGTGAGATTCCGGACCATGGCTATCTGAAAAAATGGGCAGACCAGGGAGTGCTTTTATTAAATACGGTCCTTACAGTAAGGGAAGGGGAAGCCAATTCACACAGGGGAAAAGGCTGGGAACATTTTACCGATAAAGTGATCACCCTGTTGAATGAGCGTGAAAAGCCGGTGATATTCATTCTCTGGGGCAAGCCGGCACAAAGTAAACTGAAGTTGATTGATGAGGACAAACATAAAATCATCATGTCTGTCCATCCAAGTCCGCTGTCAGCCAGAAGAGGCTTCTTCGGCAGCAAGCCATTTTCCAAGGTGAACGAACTGCTGAGAGAACAGGGTGACCATGAAATCGACTGGCAGATTGAAAAACTGGAAGGTTAA
- the hemQ gene encoding hydrogen peroxide-dependent heme synthase, protein MTEAAVTLDGWYSLHDFRTVDWTTWKMLPAEERQEIIQEFLGLVEKWNKTQAEKQGSHALYTIVGQKADFMMMILRPTMEELNEIETEFNKSKLAEYTIPAHSYVSVVELSNYLPAGEDPYQNPQILARLYPELPKAKHVCFYPMDKRRQGEDNWYMLPMEDRRNMMRSHGMIGRQYAGKVKQIITGSVGFDDYEWGVTLFADDVLQFKKLVYEMRFDEVSARYGEFGSFFVGNLLEEDRVAEYLNV, encoded by the coding sequence ATGACTGAAGCAGCAGTGACTTTGGATGGCTGGTATTCCCTTCATGATTTCCGTACCGTCGATTGGACAACCTGGAAGATGCTCCCGGCAGAAGAGCGCCAGGAGATTATCCAGGAATTCCTCGGCCTTGTTGAAAAGTGGAATAAAACACAGGCAGAAAAACAGGGAAGCCATGCCCTTTATACTATTGTTGGCCAAAAAGCAGATTTCATGATGATGATCCTGCGCCCAACTATGGAAGAATTGAATGAGATCGAGACTGAATTCAACAAGTCTAAGCTTGCTGAATACACAATTCCTGCTCATTCTTATGTTTCCGTTGTCGAACTGAGCAACTATCTGCCAGCAGGCGAAGATCCATACCAGAACCCGCAGATCCTTGCGCGCCTTTACCCTGAGCTTCCAAAGGCGAAGCATGTTTGCTTCTATCCAATGGACAAGCGCCGTCAGGGCGAAGACAACTGGTATATGCTTCCGATGGAAGACCGCCGCAACATGATGCGCAGCCACGGCATGATCGGCCGCCAGTATGCTGGCAAAGTTAAGCAGATCATCACTGGTTCTGTAGGCTTTGATGACTACGAATGGGGCGTTACATTGTTCGCGGACGATGTCCTTCAATTCAAGAAGCTTGTATATGAAATGCGTTTTGACGAAGTCAGCGCACGCTATGGTGAATTCGGTTCTTTCTTCGTAGGAAACCTGCTTGAAGAAGACCGTGTAGCTGAATACTTGAACGTCTAA
- the gerQ gene encoding spore coat protein GerQ: MTQYNNPYYNYRTYPQMYQPYSGTEEQATAQGQMGQMAQMGQMGQMGQAGFPQATPFPAQSGGAMPGVAGGAMPGAGAGAQVPGMLPIEASYIENILRLNKGKLATVYATFENNQEWNAKIFQGIIEAAGRDHLILSDPQTGKRILMPMIYLDYVTFDEEIEYDYPFGGAGLTAYPPR, encoded by the coding sequence ATGACTCAATATAATAACCCATACTATAACTACAGAACCTATCCGCAAATGTATCAGCCGTATAGCGGCACTGAAGAACAGGCAACTGCTCAAGGCCAAATGGGACAGATGGCGCAGATGGGACAAATGGGACAAATGGGGCAAGCAGGATTCCCACAAGCAACACCTTTCCCTGCCCAGTCTGGCGGTGCCATGCCAGGTGTGGCAGGTGGTGCTATGCCAGGTGCAGGAGCAGGTGCCCAGGTCCCGGGTATGCTTCCAATTGAAGCTTCTTATATTGAAAATATCCTTCGCCTGAATAAAGGCAAGCTCGCTACCGTCTACGCTACTTTTGAAAACAACCAGGAATGGAACGCGAAAATTTTCCAGGGGATCATCGAAGCAGCCGGTAGAGATCACCTCATTCTCAGTGACCCGCAAACAGGTAAACGAATTTTGATGCCAATGATATACCTTGATTACGTCACTTTTGATGAAGAAATCGAGTACGATTATCCATTCGGCGGAGCGGGATTGACTGCTTATCCACCGAGATAA
- a CDS encoding general stress protein produces the protein MMKVEVVENGVQATEKINSLEAAGFGKENIYVFAHDEDRSKHLTDAIETGDMGFKEQGFFDSIGNMFKSRGDELRNKFESLGLSKQEAEQYEVELDKGRLVLVATDEK, from the coding sequence ATGATGAAAGTAGAAGTAGTAGAAAACGGAGTCCAAGCTACAGAAAAAATCAACTCTCTTGAAGCTGCAGGCTTTGGCAAAGAAAATATTTATGTCTTCGCACATGATGAAGATCGCAGCAAGCATTTGACAGATGCTATTGAAACAGGCGACATGGGCTTCAAGGAGCAAGGTTTCTTTGATTCCATCGGAAATATGTTCAAATCCCGCGGAGACGAGCTTCGCAATAAATTTGAATCCCTAGGCCTTTCCAAGCAAGAAGCTGAACAATACGAAGTTGAACTGGATAAAGGCCGTCTTGTGCTAGTGGCGACTGACGAAAAGTAA
- a CDS encoding DUF423 domain-containing protein, with the protein MKLFILIGAINAFLAVGLGAFGAHGLEGKVEPKYLETWKTGVTYQMFHATGILIIGILLGKLPASALLSWSGWLMLIGIVLFSGSLYVLSVTKISVLGAITPLGGLSFLAAWVLLMIAAVKYL; encoded by the coding sequence ATGAAATTATTTATATTGATTGGAGCTATCAATGCTTTCCTGGCAGTCGGGCTTGGAGCATTTGGGGCACATGGACTTGAAGGCAAGGTTGAGCCAAAATATTTAGAAACATGGAAAACAGGCGTTACATACCAGATGTTCCATGCGACCGGAATTTTAATCATAGGAATTCTTTTAGGGAAGCTTCCGGCTAGTGCTCTTCTATCCTGGTCCGGCTGGCTGATGCTAATTGGCATTGTATTGTTTTCCGGCAGCCTGTATGTCTTGAGTGTCACAAAAATAAGCGTACTAGGTGCAATTACCCCGCTTGGCGGTTTATCCTTCCTGGCAGCCTGGGTATTGCTGATGATTGCGGCTGTGAAGTATTTATAG
- a CDS encoding YwdI family protein, which yields MNISLQKLLLKMEEELKRAKSAESEAIKRERIYSIKTLCELVLDEPSEHSRGYAEPVKQAAQPFIPPQHSIPQQQMPINQQSAMIPQPKKLEMEDSANGDSLFDF from the coding sequence ATGAATATTTCACTGCAAAAATTACTGTTGAAAATGGAAGAGGAATTAAAACGGGCAAAATCTGCGGAATCGGAAGCAATAAAGCGTGAAAGGATCTATTCGATCAAAACGCTTTGCGAGCTTGTCCTTGATGAGCCGTCAGAGCATAGCAGAGGGTATGCTGAACCTGTGAAACAGGCAGCACAGCCTTTTATTCCGCCACAGCATAGCATTCCTCAGCAGCAGATGCCGATAAACCAGCAGTCTGCCATGATTCCGCAGCCAAAGAAGCTGGAAATGGAAGATAGTGCAAACGGAGACTCGCTCTTCGATTTCTAA
- the moaD gene encoding molybdopterin converting factor subunit 1 — MNKILFFAHLRDEAGHESVEIEAAGKTVAELKEMVADKYGVQKLDTSMTAINEEFSSHDEVIKEGDTIAFIPPVSGG; from the coding sequence ATGAATAAAATATTATTCTTTGCCCACCTAAGAGACGAAGCAGGTCATGAATCAGTGGAAATCGAAGCAGCCGGCAAAACGGTTGCTGAGTTAAAAGAAATGGTTGCTGATAAGTACGGTGTACAAAAGCTCGATACATCAATGACAGCAATCAACGAAGAATTTTCATCCCACGATGAAGTCATTAAAGAAGGAGATACAATCGCCTTCATTCCGCCTGTATCTGGCGGTTGA
- the pta gene encoding phosphate acetyltransferase — protein MSDLFEGLKAKLSGQNLRIVFPEGLDERILAAAGRLAADGVLTPILVGNIEQIQAKAADMDVSLEAAEIYDPANFAMMDELVAAFVERRKGKATEEQARKILLDENYFGTMLVYSNKADGLVSGAAHSTADTVRPALQIIKTKEGVRKTSGVFIMVREDEKYVFADCAINIAPDSQDLAEIAVESAKTARMFDVEPRVAMLSFSTKGSAVSPETERVSKAVEEAKLRDPLLIVDGEFQFDAAFVPSVAEKKAPDSVIMGNANVFVFPSLEAGNIGYKIAQRLGGFEAVGPILQGLNRPVNDLSRGCSEEDVYKLALITAAQALSK, from the coding sequence ATGAGTGATTTATTTGAAGGCTTAAAAGCCAAATTAAGCGGACAAAATTTACGGATCGTGTTTCCGGAAGGCCTCGACGAACGAATTCTGGCAGCAGCGGGAAGACTGGCAGCAGACGGAGTATTAACACCAATTTTAGTAGGCAATATTGAGCAGATTCAAGCAAAAGCAGCCGACATGGATGTATCGCTAGAGGCGGCAGAGATTTACGACCCTGCTAACTTCGCGATGATGGATGAGCTTGTCGCTGCATTCGTAGAGCGTCGGAAAGGGAAGGCGACAGAAGAGCAGGCTCGCAAAATTCTTCTCGATGAAAACTACTTCGGCACGATGCTTGTGTATTCAAACAAAGCAGACGGTCTTGTCAGCGGTGCGGCACACTCTACTGCGGATACGGTAAGACCAGCATTGCAGATCATCAAGACGAAGGAAGGCGTGCGCAAGACTTCGGGTGTCTTCATCATGGTACGCGAAGATGAGAAATATGTATTCGCTGACTGTGCAATCAATATCGCGCCTGACAGCCAGGACCTTGCAGAGATCGCGGTTGAAAGTGCGAAGACAGCAAGAATGTTCGACGTCGAACCGCGCGTGGCAATGCTAAGCTTTTCTACAAAAGGCTCAGCTGTATCTCCTGAAACGGAAAGAGTTTCAAAAGCAGTCGAAGAAGCCAAGCTTCGTGACCCGCTATTGATTGTTGATGGCGAGTTCCAGTTTGACGCAGCATTCGTTCCATCCGTTGCGGAAAAGAAAGCTCCGGATTCAGTCATCATGGGTAATGCCAATGTCTTCGTATTCCCAAGCCTTGAAGCAGGCAATATCGGCTATAAAATTGCTCAGCGCCTAGGCGGATTTGAAGCAGTAGGACCGATTTTACAAGGTCTGAACCGTCCAGTAAACGACCTGTCCCGCGGCTGCAGCGAGGAAGACGTATACAAGCTGGCATTGATCACCGCAGCACAGGCACTAAGCAAGTAA
- a CDS encoding thiazole biosynthesis adenylyltransferase ThiF has translation MSERYSRQTLFPPIGKAGQEKIRSKHVLMIGAGALGSGNAELLVRAGVGRLTIVDRDYVEASNLQRQQLYTEEDVAEKLPKAAAAEKRLRAINSDVEINAYIADATPEKLAELVHGVDLIIDATDNFETRMAINDISQKYQIPWIYGACVGSFGMSFSIIPGKTPCLNCLLKTVPLQGMTCDTGGIIGPAVQMVIAHQGAEALKILVEDWDAVRTSFVSFDLWRNQYTSMKMSKAKDPGCLSCGERPEYPYLNVENMTKTTVLCGRDTVQIRPPKQQQLNLQETAGKMRDLGYQVKGNPYLVSVDMVDNRMVIFQDGRALIHGTKDLAQARSIYQRFFG, from the coding sequence ATGTCAGAAAGATATTCACGTCAAACGCTGTTTCCTCCAATTGGCAAGGCCGGACAGGAGAAAATCCGCAGCAAGCATGTATTGATGATTGGTGCCGGAGCGCTCGGTTCAGGCAATGCTGAGCTGCTGGTAAGGGCAGGTGTTGGCCGGCTGACGATTGTTGACCGTGATTATGTTGAAGCGAGTAACTTACAGCGACAGCAATTATATACAGAGGAAGATGTTGCCGAGAAACTTCCGAAGGCCGCGGCGGCGGAAAAAAGGCTCAGAGCGATCAACTCGGATGTTGAAATCAATGCCTATATCGCCGATGCTACTCCTGAAAAATTGGCCGAGCTTGTTCATGGAGTCGACCTAATCATCGATGCCACGGATAATTTTGAAACACGGATGGCGATTAATGATATTTCGCAAAAATACCAGATTCCCTGGATTTATGGTGCCTGCGTTGGCAGCTTCGGCATGAGTTTTTCGATCATTCCTGGGAAAACGCCATGCCTGAACTGTTTGCTGAAAACCGTTCCGCTGCAAGGGATGACCTGTGATACAGGAGGCATTATCGGACCAGCTGTGCAGATGGTCATTGCCCATCAGGGAGCGGAAGCGCTGAAAATCCTTGTTGAGGACTGGGATGCCGTGCGAACGTCATTCGTCAGCTTTGATTTATGGCGAAACCAGTACACCAGCATGAAAATGTCCAAAGCGAAGGACCCGGGGTGCCTTAGTTGCGGTGAACGGCCTGAATATCCTTATTTGAATGTGGAGAACATGACCAAGACGACGGTTCTATGCGGACGCGATACTGTCCAAATCAGGCCGCCGAAGCAGCAGCAGCTTAACCTGCAGGAAACCGCTGGAAAAATGAGGGATTTAGGCTATCAGGTTAAGGGAAATCCATACCTGGTATCCGTAGACATGGTTGACAACAGGATGGTTATTTTCCAGGATGGACGTGCTCTCATTCATGGAACAAAGGACCTGGCTCAGGCACGGAGCATCTATCAAAGATTTTTCGGATAA
- a CDS encoding biotin/lipoate A/B protein ligase family protein: MDEALNLLRQDKWRLIDQSVLGAHFHALQSFGTDDTLCESVGTGLSPATARAWVHHDTVVLGIQDTRLPHLQDGLDYLEEQGYQYIVRNSGGLAVVLDEGVLNLSLILPEKEKGIDINRGYDAMWLLIKEMFADFNKNIEAREISESYCPGSYDLSIGGRKFAGISQRRLKKGVAVQIYLCVTGSGSQRAELIREFYARSKKGEQTKFIYPEVQPEVMASLSELFGTEMTIQDVMLRFLKFLNAHSNELVSGYLDSHEIEMFDHYYNRVIERNEKFLEPRE, from the coding sequence ATGGATGAGGCGCTCAATTTATTGCGTCAGGATAAGTGGAGGTTGATCGACCAGTCGGTCCTGGGTGCACACTTCCATGCTCTTCAGTCATTCGGGACGGATGATACATTATGCGAATCGGTCGGCACAGGCTTGTCACCGGCTACGGCAAGAGCATGGGTTCACCATGACACGGTCGTCCTCGGCATCCAGGATACACGTCTCCCGCATCTCCAGGATGGACTGGATTATCTTGAAGAGCAGGGCTATCAATATATTGTCCGCAACTCTGGGGGACTTGCTGTTGTGCTTGATGAAGGAGTCCTGAACTTATCTCTCATTTTGCCTGAGAAGGAAAAAGGAATTGATATCAACCGCGGCTATGATGCTATGTGGTTATTGATCAAGGAAATGTTTGCTGATTTTAATAAAAATATAGAGGCAAGGGAGATTTCTGAGTCATATTGTCCGGGAAGCTATGATTTAAGCATTGGCGGAAGAAAGTTTGCCGGAATTTCGCAGCGCCGCCTGAAAAAAGGGGTCGCCGTGCAGATTTATCTTTGTGTCACCGGGAGCGGCAGCCAGAGAGCTGAACTGATCCGTGAATTTTATGCCCGCTCTAAAAAAGGAGAGCAGACTAAATTCATCTATCCGGAGGTCCAGCCAGAAGTGATGGCATCGTTATCTGAACTGTTCGGAACAGAAATGACGATTCAGGATGTGATGCTGCGGTTTTTGAAATTCCTGAACGCCCACAGCAATGAACTGGTATCAGGCTATCTGGACAGCCATGAGATTGAGATGTTTGATCATTACTACAACCGGGTCATCGAACGGAATGAGAAATTTCTTGAGCCACGGGAGTGA